A part of Paenibacillus sp. sptzw28 genomic DNA contains:
- a CDS encoding ABC transporter permease — protein sequence MNEQPVPGALTLDNKAPKPGRFSLRLEIDSSRPGNPWWVTIVSILLALVVCGVFIAANGMNPVTVYAKMLQGAFGSEFGITETLVKSIPLLLCGIGVAIAYRISIWNIGAEGQFAAGAIAATAVTIYFPDLPGYFAIPLMIVFSVAAGGLWGLLTAIPRTYFQVNELITSLMLNYVALLAMDYVVFGPWKDPKGFNFPGTPMFTDAQSLPVLGDTRLHAGLLFGIIAVLLYAFTVRYTRWGYELRLIGANAEAAKNAGIRIGRHILVVMIISGGLAGLAGMSEVAGVSHRLMYGISPGYGYTAIIVAWLAKLNPVGLIVASVLFGGLIVGGYSVQTIGLPSSISDMLQGAILFFLIAGGVIGKLRVRRAV from the coding sequence ATGAACGAACAACCTGTACCCGGAGCATTGACATTGGATAATAAAGCTCCAAAGCCGGGACGATTCTCGCTTCGGCTGGAAATCGATTCGTCCCGGCCGGGAAATCCATGGTGGGTCACGATTGTTTCCATTCTTCTTGCATTGGTTGTATGCGGAGTTTTTATTGCCGCGAACGGCATGAATCCCGTAACCGTCTATGCCAAAATGCTTCAGGGAGCATTCGGATCGGAATTCGGCATCACCGAGACGCTGGTCAAGTCGATTCCTCTGCTGCTGTGCGGAATCGGCGTTGCGATCGCCTACCGTATTTCGATATGGAATATCGGTGCGGAAGGACAGTTCGCCGCCGGGGCGATTGCGGCTACGGCGGTCACGATTTATTTTCCCGACTTGCCCGGATATTTCGCTATTCCGTTGATGATTGTTTTCAGTGTCGCCGCAGGCGGGTTATGGGGACTGCTGACCGCAATTCCGAGGACCTATTTTCAGGTCAATGAGCTGATAACTTCCCTGATGCTTAATTATGTAGCACTGCTCGCAATGGATTATGTTGTATTCGGTCCGTGGAAGGATCCGAAGGGGTTCAATTTTCCGGGTACTCCAATGTTCACGGATGCGCAATCGCTGCCTGTGCTGGGGGACACGAGGCTTCATGCCGGGCTTTTATTCGGGATTATTGCGGTTTTGTTATACGCGTTTACTGTCCGCTACACCAGATGGGGATATGAGCTTCGGCTCATCGGCGCGAATGCCGAGGCTGCGAAGAATGCCGGCATTCGCATCGGCAGGCACATTCTGGTCGTTATGATCATAAGCGGCGGGCTTGCCGGACTCGCGGGTATGAGTGAAGTAGCCGGCGTCTCGCACCGGCTTATGTATGGCATTTCGCCAGGATATGGTTATACTGCCATTATCGTCGCGTGGCTTGCCAAATTAAATCCGGTCGGATTAATTGTGGCATCTGTGTTGTTCGGAGGCTTGATCGTCGGGGGCTACAGCGTCCAAACGATCGGCCTGCCCTCTTCGATTTCCGATATGCTTCAGGGTGCAATCTTGTTTTTTCTCATCGCCGGCGGCGTAATCGGCAAGCTGCGGGTGAGGCGAGCCGTATGA
- a CDS encoding ABC transporter permease: protein MEVWIQVLNAAIASGTPLLFATLGGILIERCGIIQLGAEGLMLMGAVTACLTYLHTGSLTLTLLAVFAVSALLGLIHASLTVSLRTNQIVTGLAMTLFSSGFSAYLGKSVSGNPVPLAVPKLHLTWIEGVPVIGDIFGRLDVLTWASFVLVIVMHLFIHRTSWGLHLRAIGDNPPTADVMGIRVNALRYVYITAGSMLIGLAGADLLLVYTPSWIEGMTAGRGWIAVALIIFARWNPVRALLCAYFFGMLDTLGFRIQLLGSEVPSYFLKMIPYIVTILVLMALGWRNRNKPSGAPESLGVPYIREQRY, encoded by the coding sequence ATGGAAGTATGGATTCAAGTGTTAAACGCGGCAATCGCTTCCGGAACGCCGCTTCTGTTCGCAACGCTAGGCGGCATATTGATTGAACGCTGCGGCATTATTCAGCTTGGCGCGGAAGGCTTGATGCTTATGGGAGCCGTTACGGCGTGCCTGACATATTTGCATACGGGAAGCTTGACGCTCACACTGCTTGCCGTATTTGCGGTTAGCGCATTGCTCGGCTTGATCCACGCTTCGCTTACGGTATCGCTGCGGACGAATCAAATCGTCACAGGTCTCGCCATGACGCTGTTCAGTTCCGGCTTCAGCGCTTATCTGGGCAAATCCGTAAGCGGCAATCCGGTCCCGCTTGCCGTTCCGAAGCTGCATTTGACCTGGATTGAGGGGGTGCCGGTTATCGGTGATATTTTCGGCCGGCTGGATGTGCTGACCTGGGCCAGCTTCGTGCTCGTTATCGTCATGCATTTGTTCATCCACCGCACCTCCTGGGGACTTCACCTTAGGGCTATCGGCGACAATCCCCCAACCGCGGATGTGATGGGCATTCGCGTCAACGCGCTTCGATATGTATATATTACTGCCGGATCGATGCTGATCGGGCTGGCCGGCGCTGATTTGCTGCTTGTTTATACTCCGTCATGGATTGAAGGCATGACCGCAGGCAGAGGATGGATCGCCGTCGCGCTTATTATTTTTGCGAGGTGGAATCCGGTTCGCGCACTGCTCTGCGCGTATTTCTTCGGCATGCTCGACACGCTCGGCTTCCGCATTCAGCTGCTCGGCAGCGAAGTGCCCTCCTATTTTCTGAAAATGATTCCTTACATTGTCACCATCCTCGTCCTGATGGCACTCGGCTGGAGAAACCGCAACAAACCTTCCGGGGCGCCGGAGTCGCTCGGCGTTCCCTATATTCGGGAGCAGAGATATTAA